One Pirellulales bacterium genomic window, GGCAGCAGGAAAAAAATCATAAACAATTCACCTTTGGATGTCGGCGAAAAGAAGATCGATGCCAACACCAACAGGCCGGTCATGGCCAGCAAGATGGGAACCACAATCAGCGTCGACATGACGTACGAAAAGGGGGTTGGAATAATCGCCGGCAAACGATGCTGTATGCTGAAAGCATTAACTCGCTGCGTCAACCGCGCGTACACCACATAGAACCAGTAGATGTTGAAAAAGGGAATAAAGCAAAGAGCCACGGCTTTGAAACCATCCGGATCGTCCGATTTCATTTTTGGAAGGCGGCCGTGCACCGCCGTGACCCAAAAAAACGAGAAGATTCCCACCGTGAGAAAATGAAGCAAAATTAACGCTGCGACTGGAAAGGGACGAATCGTCAATGGATTTAAAAATTCAACCTGGGCCGGATCGAGAAGGTCGGCCGGTCCCATTTGCTGCAGTCCAGTGAACGGCGGTGGCGCAATGGGGGGCGGTGCCAGATCAGCCGCCATGACCGCCGCCAAATGCGGATCCAGATTTTGCCACGTCGCGCGGTCAACAGATACCTTTGTGTATTGGTCGAGCGTGCCGTTCTTTCGCATCGCAATTAATTGATCGATCGAAAACGGTCCGCGCACGGCCCCTCGATGAAGCACATAGTGCAACGGGGATGATCCAAGTTTGGATTCACAGACGGCCATAGTCGATTCAGCGTTTTTGTTGCAAATGGTACTGAGTAGTCTAGTAGTATATCAGAGGTAGTCTCAGTAGCAACTGTCTTACTTGATGCAGAAATTTGCGGTGCCCCGCCCTTTTGCTGACAGGATCTGTTAAATGCGTAGATTCTTAATTGCCTCATCACTGATTGCAAAATGCTCCCGAGCTTTTGCTGGAGAGAACGCTGCGGCATAATCGTCAGCCTGACGTGAGTCGAATGGTACCTCCGCAAACGCTGGTGCTGGGTGTGATTGTTCACAATAACGCCCTTTTCTAGTCTTTTTGCTTCCGCGAATTGGGTGCGTCACGACGATTTGCTTTGTCGATCTCAGCGCGTTAGAATGCCCCCCACTTGATTTCATCTCTACGGTTTCTTCCGTCGGCAATTGGGGGCGCTGCCATGTTATGTATCAGACTGTTTCGGCGGGCTTTAATCGCCACCTTGTTTGTTCTCGGAATCGCCACTCAGTGCTTGGCGGCAGATAAGCTTGACCCGCCCAGCGATAACGAGCAAGCGAATGCAAAACGCACGATTAGCGAACTCTACAAAAGTGATTACGACGCGGCAAAAACACCCACTGCGCGCAGTGCGTTAGCGAAAAAATTGATTGAAGTGGGCAATGACACCAAGGACGACATTGCCGCGCAATTTGTTTTGTGGCGGAGCGCAAAAAACATTGCAGTTCGCGCCGCTGATTACGATTTGGCTGCTGCGGCAATCAATAAGCTCGACGATCGCTTCAGCATTGACGCCCTCTCCATGAAGGTTGAAGCGTTAGAGTCAGTCGTCGCGGCTCCCGAGGCGGTGCCTAACTACCAAAAGCTTCTGCCCGTAGCGGACTCACTGCTAACCGAGGCAATTGGCTGCGAACGATTTGATATGGCAGACCGCGCGTGTGCGAAAGCAGTCGACTTCGCTCAGAAACTAGAAGATGCAAATATTGCGGCACATACCGGATCTCGGCAAAAGGAGTTATCGAACATCGAGGCCGCGTTCAAAGAGGTGGCGCCAGCACTCCAAGTGCTACAAACACAACCATTAGATCCCGATGCAAATCTCGCGATGGGACGGTTTCGTTGTTTTGTTAAAAATGACTGGGTCAAAGGTTTGCCTATGTTGGCTCGTTCCCAGAACGAAGCATTGATGCAAATTGCCAAGAAAGACCTTTCCAATCCGGAGGATCCCACGGCACAAGTTGCCTTGGCCGACGAATGGTGGAGTCTTGCCGAAGCGGATAAAGACGAAGTGAAAGCTGCGATGCGGATGCGAGCTGCATTTTGGTATCAGAAAGCGATCCCAAAACTTTCCGGTTTGACCAAGGAAAAGGCTGAAAGACGAGCCGCAAGCGTCACTGTTACTCAGCAGATGCCGAGCGTTCCTACTGCGCTTCCCGATTCCAACGATAACAAGACGCCATCCGTTAAGCCAAAAACACCAGCTATGGTGGCAGCATTGGTGGATCACGAGGCCCAGCGGTGTCGGAGCGCAAAAGATGCTTTATTGATTTATAAATTATTCCTGGCCGACAAGACG contains:
- a CDS encoding DUF4234 domain-containing protein; translation: MAVCESKLGSSPLHYVLHRGAVRGPFSIDQLIAMRKNGTLDQYTKVSVDRATWQNLDPHLAAVMAADLAPPPIAPPPFTGLQQMGPADLLDPAQVEFLNPLTIRPFPVAALILLHFLTVGIFSFFWVTAVHGRLPKMKSDDPDGFKAVALCFIPFFNIYWFYVVYARLTQRVNAFSIQHRLPAIIPTPFSYVMSTLIVVPILLAMTGLLVLASIFFSPTSKGELFMIFFLLPQILTAVNYLFIAPVYAGLVQASLNRIVTVELRLAIDHSGSR